One Desulfocurvibacter africanus subsp. africanus DSM 2603 genomic region harbors:
- a CDS encoding efflux RND transporter periplasmic adaptor subunit has protein sequence MPMRTPIHKARALPLAGSQLLLPTLLCLAALSLAGCGGDKAKADTPTAQTAPNPVAVSVAVIEPMAMRDVLTLPGDTEASEDVVLSAERGGRVEWIGPEEGERVRKGQLIAKIDLSALNASLRKAQASYELAKDQSERRKSLYEQAFISREELDKAETELRLAKSGLDEAQVAYDQGLVHSPIDGVVNELHVDPGEFVAEGAPVAEVVNTDIIDVRLGVPELDVRHLSMGQPVLVTVDAYPGQAWEGRITFLAYKASSSTRTFSTKVTVANGDGRIRPGMIARASLQRRLVPDALGVPLFCLLDKGGERLVYVEEDGIAKARTVRLGIIEADRVQVLEGLTAGDRIIVNGQNMVEEGMRVVVR, from the coding sequence ATGCCCATGCGAACTCCTATCCATAAAGCCCGCGCACTTCCCCTGGCGGGTTCCCAACTCCTGCTGCCGACTCTGCTCTGCCTGGCTGCGCTGTCCCTGGCCGGTTGCGGCGGGGACAAGGCCAAGGCGGATACGCCAACGGCACAGACAGCCCCAAATCCCGTGGCCGTCAGCGTGGCCGTGATCGAGCCCATGGCCATGCGCGATGTTCTTACCTTGCCGGGAGATACCGAGGCCTCCGAGGACGTGGTCCTGTCCGCCGAGCGCGGCGGCCGCGTGGAGTGGATCGGCCCCGAGGAGGGCGAACGCGTGCGCAAGGGCCAGCTCATCGCCAAGATCGACCTGTCGGCTCTCAATGCTTCCTTGCGCAAGGCCCAAGCCTCGTACGAGCTGGCCAAGGATCAGTCCGAGCGCCGCAAGAGCCTTTACGAGCAGGCATTCATCAGCCGCGAGGAGCTGGACAAGGCCGAAACTGAGCTGCGCCTGGCCAAGTCCGGCCTGGACGAAGCCCAGGTGGCTTACGATCAGGGCCTGGTCCACTCGCCCATCGACGGCGTGGTGAACGAACTGCACGTTGACCCCGGCGAGTTCGTGGCGGAGGGCGCTCCGGTTGCCGAGGTGGTCAACACCGACATCATCGACGTGCGGCTCGGCGTGCCCGAGTTGGATGTGCGCCATTTGTCCATGGGCCAGCCGGTACTGGTCACGGTGGACGCCTATCCCGGTCAGGCCTGGGAGGGCCGGATAACCTTCCTGGCCTACAAGGCCAGCTCCAGCACGCGTACTTTCTCGACCAAAGTCACGGTGGCCAATGGTGACGGCCGCATCCGGCCCGGCATGATCGCCCGCGCCAGCCTGCAACGCCGCCTTGTGCCCGACGCCTTGGGCGTACCCCTGTTCTGTCTGCTGGATAAAGGCGGCGAGCGGTTGGTTTATGTAGAGGAAGACGGCATTGCGAAGGCCCGCACCGTGCGTCTCGGCATCATCGAGGCCGACCGCGTCCAGGTGCTGGAAGGCCTGACGGCCGGTGACCGGATCATCGTCAACGGCCAGAACATGGTCGAGGAAGGCATGCGGGTGGTGGTGCGATGA
- a CDS encoding efflux RND transporter permease subunit encodes MIINQLALKRHVTVLVLVIIIVLAGLSSYFSLPRESDPDINIPYIFVTTTYEGVAPVDMEKLVTIPLERKLKGLDGLEEITSMSGDGLSSITLEFAPSVDIDDALQKVRDKVDQAKGDLPDDLDDDPLVKEMNFSDFPIIRVVLSGPFSLKRLKTFAEQFEDRFEAIPGVLDAEILGGLDREIHVEFDLDRLQGLRVPVSSVTAALSGGNVNMPGGSVDIGDAKYLVRVPADFKHPSEINSIVAFVKDGKPIYLRDVARIEDSYKDPTTISRINGQDAVTIAIKKRSGENIIDIVDETHRIIADMRQQLPPSLIIDTTGDQARDIRLMVKDLENNILTGLLLVLVVVFAFIGGRSAVFVALSIPLSMLITFAMLQAFGITLNMVVLFSLTLALGMLVDNGIVIVENVYRHMQEGMTRMEAARVAVDEVAWPVITSTLTTVGAFIPMIFWPGIMGEFMSFLPKTVIIALMASLFVALVVNPVLSARFQTIKAGDRHPDEIDEANLGRVLRFYRAMLRWALRHRLAVIGLSFAMLVGSAVAFGMFGKGVEFFPDIEPKQATVTIDAPVGTNLDASDRLVRQVERILADGGHKDIQSVISTVGDATYGTHKSEMTIDFVDFDERERNSFDIIREVREAINSTMGGAEYLVERRKEGPPSGAAVNMEIYGDDIAVLGGLVEQTRKIMSGVAGVVDLKDDFVEGKPEIRVDVDKEKAAILGLDAASVGTTVKTAVAGAKVGVYREGKDEYDILAKLPDAAVSSLEGIRRITVPGPDGDPVPLTSLAEVRIGSGYGAINHKDLKRVVTVSSDVSGRLANEVIAEITAKLSHVEFPRGYSWQFTGEQEEQAKAQAFLGKAFIAAVFFIFLVLVTQFNSAAVPFIILTSVILSFIGVFLGLLVTGRPFGVIMTGIGVISLAGVVVNNAIVLIDYFEQLKARGMEATEALITTGLTRFRPVLLTAITTLLGLLPMATGVSFDFIGFRLEVGSESSMWWGSMAVAVIFGLGVATMLTLIVVPVLCSLRESAAAWATRREARSRERKANPAQTALNTRGA; translated from the coding sequence ATGATCATCAATCAGCTTGCCCTCAAACGCCATGTCACGGTCCTCGTGCTGGTGATCATCATCGTGCTGGCCGGCCTGTCCAGCTACTTCAGCCTGCCCCGCGAGTCGGACCCGGACATCAATATCCCGTACATCTTCGTGACCACGACTTACGAGGGCGTGGCCCCGGTGGATATGGAGAAGCTCGTGACCATCCCCCTGGAGCGCAAGCTCAAGGGCTTGGACGGCCTGGAGGAGATCACCTCCATGTCCGGCGACGGCCTGTCCTCCATCACTCTTGAATTCGCTCCCTCGGTAGACATCGACGACGCCTTGCAGAAGGTGCGCGACAAGGTGGACCAGGCCAAGGGCGACCTGCCCGACGACTTGGATGACGACCCGCTGGTAAAGGAGATGAACTTCTCCGATTTCCCGATCATCCGCGTGGTGCTATCGGGTCCCTTCAGCCTCAAACGGCTCAAGACCTTTGCCGAGCAGTTCGAAGACCGCTTCGAGGCCATCCCCGGCGTGCTGGACGCAGAGATACTGGGCGGCCTGGACCGCGAAATCCATGTGGAATTCGACCTGGACCGCCTGCAGGGGCTGCGCGTTCCCGTATCCAGCGTGACGGCCGCCCTGAGCGGGGGCAATGTGAACATGCCCGGCGGCTCGGTTGACATCGGGGACGCCAAATACCTCGTGCGCGTACCCGCCGACTTCAAGCATCCTTCCGAGATCAACTCCATTGTGGCCTTCGTCAAGGACGGAAAGCCCATCTACCTGCGCGACGTGGCGCGCATCGAGGACAGCTACAAGGACCCGACGACCATCAGCCGCATCAATGGCCAGGACGCCGTGACCATCGCCATCAAGAAGCGCAGCGGTGAGAACATCATCGACATCGTGGACGAGACGCACCGCATCATCGCCGACATGCGCCAGCAGCTCCCACCCTCGCTGATCATCGACACCACCGGCGACCAGGCCCGCGATATCCGCCTGATGGTCAAGGATCTGGAGAACAACATACTCACGGGCCTGCTCCTCGTGCTCGTGGTCGTGTTCGCCTTCATCGGCGGCCGCTCGGCGGTGTTCGTGGCCCTGTCCATCCCCTTATCCATGCTCATCACCTTCGCCATGCTGCAGGCCTTCGGCATAACCCTGAACATGGTCGTGCTGTTCTCCCTGACCCTAGCCCTAGGCATGCTCGTGGATAACGGTATCGTCATCGTGGAGAACGTCTACCGCCACATGCAGGAAGGCATGACCCGCATGGAGGCCGCACGCGTGGCCGTGGACGAGGTGGCCTGGCCGGTCATAACTTCCACCCTGACTACCGTGGGAGCCTTCATTCCCATGATTTTCTGGCCGGGCATCATGGGCGAATTCATGAGCTTCCTGCCCAAGACGGTCATCATCGCCCTCATGGCTTCGCTGTTCGTTGCCCTGGTCGTCAACCCGGTGCTCTCGGCCCGCTTCCAGACCATCAAGGCCGGCGATCGCCATCCGGACGAGATCGACGAAGCGAACCTTGGGCGTGTGCTTCGATTCTACCGCGCCATGCTGCGTTGGGCTCTGCGCCACCGATTGGCCGTGATCGGCCTGTCTTTCGCGATGCTGGTGGGTTCCGCCGTCGCCTTCGGCATGTTCGGCAAGGGCGTGGAATTCTTTCCGGACATCGAGCCCAAGCAAGCCACCGTGACCATCGACGCGCCCGTGGGCACCAACCTGGACGCATCGGACCGCCTGGTGCGCCAGGTGGAACGAATCCTCGCCGACGGCGGCCACAAGGACATCCAGAGCGTCATCTCCACGGTTGGCGACGCGACATACGGCACGCACAAGAGCGAGATGACCATCGACTTCGTGGACTTCGACGAGCGCGAGCGCAACTCCTTCGACATCATCCGCGAAGTGCGCGAGGCCATCAACTCGACAATGGGCGGGGCGGAATACCTGGTGGAGCGCCGCAAGGAAGGCCCGCCCAGCGGCGCGGCCGTGAACATGGAAATATACGGCGACGACATAGCCGTGCTGGGCGGTCTGGTGGAGCAGACGCGCAAGATCATGTCCGGCGTGGCCGGCGTGGTTGACCTCAAGGACGACTTCGTGGAGGGCAAGCCGGAAATCCGGGTGGACGTGGATAAGGAGAAGGCCGCCATTCTCGGTCTGGACGCCGCCAGCGTGGGCACGACCGTCAAGACCGCCGTGGCCGGAGCCAAAGTCGGCGTCTACCGGGAGGGCAAGGACGAATACGACATCCTCGCCAAGCTGCCCGATGCGGCCGTGAGCAGTTTGGAAGGCATCCGGCGCATCACCGTGCCGGGTCCGGACGGCGATCCCGTGCCCCTGACCAGCCTGGCCGAGGTGCGCATCGGCAGCGGATACGGAGCCATCAACCACAAGGACCTCAAGCGCGTGGTGACAGTGTCCAGCGACGTGTCCGGACGGCTGGCAAACGAGGTCATCGCCGAGATCACGGCCAAGCTCTCGCATGTGGAGTTCCCCCGTGGCTACTCCTGGCAGTTCACCGGCGAGCAGGAGGAGCAGGCCAAAGCTCAGGCTTTCCTTGGCAAGGCCTTTATCGCGGCTGTGTTCTTCATCTTCCTCGTGCTCGTTACGCAATTCAACTCCGCGGCCGTGCCGTTCATCATATTGACCTCGGTAATCCTGTCCTTCATCGGCGTATTCCTGGGCCTGCTGGTCACGGGCAGGCCGTTCGGCGTCATCATGACCGGCATAGGCGTCATCAGCCTGGCCGGCGTGGTGGTCAACAACGCCATCGTGCTCATCGACTATTTCGAGCAACTAAAGGCCAGGGGCATGGAAGCGACCGAGGCGCTCATCACCACCGGCCTGACCCGCTTCCGGCCGGTTCTGCTCACGGCCATCACCACGTTGCTGGGATTGTTGCCCATGGCCACGGGAGTAAGCTTCGACTTCATCGGCTTCCGGCTGGAGGTCGGCAGCGAGTCTTCCATGTGGTGGGGCTCCATGGCCGTGGCCGTCATCTTCGGCCTGGGCGTGGCCACCATGCTCACCCTTATCGTGGTGCCCGTACTCTGCTCGCTGCGCGAGAGCGCGGCGGCCTGGGCTACGCGGCGCGAGGCGCGGAGCCGGGAGCGTAAAGCCAACCCCGCGCAAACGGCCCTGAACACAAGGGGAGCGTGA
- a CDS encoding OBAP family protein: MRRIIVLCSLVLLACSAGTLAWTAEQERGTPGEEKRLKSRALEAGAELMQNMEPVEALNMYLDGFHFYADDAGHQMEAHHFCSQIGEEMHQCVIYDGNETASRLIGVEYIVSKRLYGQLPKEEKRLWHSHHYEVKSGQLVAPGVPEFAEHELMEKLVSTYGKTWHTWDSHKHKLPVGIPALMMGFTEDGQINERMLKARDERLDVSTQEKREGREDIPMPEVDPDANSWQSGKTYQLGLKQKNFQGFDGKQADAQRSK; encoded by the coding sequence ATGCGCCGGATCATCGTGTTGTGCAGCTTGGTCCTCCTCGCCTGTTCAGCCGGGACCTTGGCCTGGACCGCTGAGCAGGAACGGGGCACGCCGGGCGAGGAGAAGAGACTCAAGTCCCGCGCCCTGGAGGCCGGAGCAGAACTGATGCAGAACATGGAACCAGTAGAAGCCCTGAACATGTACCTGGACGGCTTTCATTTCTACGCCGACGACGCGGGCCACCAGATGGAAGCCCACCATTTCTGCTCGCAGATCGGCGAGGAGATGCACCAGTGCGTCATCTACGACGGCAACGAAACCGCATCCCGGCTCATCGGCGTGGAGTACATCGTCAGCAAGCGCCTTTACGGGCAATTGCCCAAGGAAGAGAAACGGTTGTGGCATAGCCACCATTATGAAGTGAAGTCAGGGCAGCTCGTGGCTCCCGGCGTTCCTGAATTCGCCGAGCACGAGCTTATGGAGAAACTCGTCAGCACCTACGGCAAGACCTGGCATACCTGGGACTCACACAAGCACAAGCTGCCCGTTGGCATCCCTGCGCTCATGATGGGCTTCACCGAGGACGGGCAGATCAACGAACGCATGCTCAAGGCGCGTGATGAACGCCTGGACGTGTCGACACAGGAGAAGCGCGAGGGGCGAGAGGATATCCCCATGCCCGAGGTGGACCCGGACGCCAACTCCTGGCAAAGCGGCAAGACATACCAGCTCGGTCTTAAGCAGAAGAATTTTCAGGGGTTTGACGGGAAGCAGGCTGACGCCCAAAGGTCTAAATAG
- a CDS encoding 7TM diverse intracellular signaling domain-containing protein has product MTTRRSLPYRAHFLRFALLCAILLCALLLQACQPDICEHGSCMAHSLALHGFTELSERMDFLEDPSRTMTIQDVASPRTEGMFAPLVESYRRFEPGLNVWLRLPLRPEDVLGADGQPVRDWVLVLEDVYYDRLSLYLPNTRHPGQWMVKETGRSMFHPHGHLAIPFALGPEPDIRAAQGEPLYLYIRVQNSFHYLKKLFLFESQSYYNALVVWNVLLGVFYGVMLLMAPLALLLFLVTRDRGMLWFSLLLVFLTAFFVLDNNFLDRLLKNWNHEEVNLLYSLVLAAMIYSATKFTRAFLMTARTAPVLDKLLRLYGLLGLSAVLVAFLHNPKLLDMWLNFLGLAAPFAVIGTGIWCRIKGFKPARFFLMAVSFFPLGTCVYILADMNLLPRNVLTMNSFQIGTMLMAASMSLALLDRIRELRRESENLEQARRAAVEALEERDRRVRAIFDQSFQFMSLLDAQGRVLEINRSVLEHHEIKREDIIGRPLSEVDPHFNPARREILRDALARAGQGEFMRFELSQHGNHVDISIKPVFGEDGKVQLMVAEGRDVTELHRVQQQMYHADKMAALGRIIAGVAHEINNPNNFIYFNLPVLRDYLLAIRAELDECLKERPEARIMNMLPEDLMNDVFQLLEDMEHGSRRITGIVDELKNYIRGQGEDEEMRPESLSTVSGQVMTLVGKQVRKSVGALTVDVPADLPRVVMHPGRIEQVLINLLINASQALEGVPHAEAAIVLRARTDGTGMVRVDVEDNGPGIPPEILSSVFEPFFTTKGKQHGTGLGLAISQRIAEEHGGSLAVDSHPGRTVFSLRLPAAKE; this is encoded by the coding sequence ATGACGACCCGACGGAGCCTGCCTTACCGTGCGCACTTTTTGCGCTTTGCCCTGCTGTGCGCGATTCTGCTCTGCGCCTTGCTCCTGCAGGCCTGCCAGCCGGATATTTGTGAACACGGCTCGTGCATGGCGCATAGCCTGGCCCTGCACGGCTTCACCGAACTCTCGGAGCGCATGGATTTTCTGGAAGACCCCTCCAGGACCATGACAATCCAGGATGTCGCATCCCCGCGGACGGAAGGCATGTTCGCTCCGCTCGTCGAGTCCTACCGGCGTTTCGAGCCCGGCCTGAATGTCTGGCTCCGCCTGCCCCTGAGGCCGGAGGACGTCCTTGGGGCCGACGGCCAGCCCGTCCGCGATTGGGTGCTCGTACTTGAGGACGTCTATTACGACAGGTTGAGCCTGTATTTACCAAACACGAGGCACCCCGGCCAATGGATGGTCAAGGAGACCGGCCGGTCCATGTTCCATCCGCACGGCCACCTGGCCATCCCCTTCGCCCTTGGTCCGGAACCGGATATCCGGGCGGCGCAGGGAGAGCCGCTGTATCTGTACATCCGCGTCCAAAACAGCTTCCATTATCTGAAAAAGTTGTTCCTCTTCGAGAGCCAGAGCTACTACAACGCCCTGGTGGTCTGGAACGTGCTCCTGGGCGTGTTCTACGGCGTGATGCTGCTCATGGCACCGCTGGCCCTGCTGCTCTTCCTGGTAACGCGCGACCGCGGCATGCTCTGGTTCTCGCTGCTGCTCGTCTTCCTGACGGCCTTCTTCGTGCTCGACAACAACTTCCTGGATCGGCTGCTCAAGAACTGGAACCATGAGGAGGTGAACCTCCTTTATTCGCTGGTCCTGGCGGCCATGATCTACTCGGCCACCAAGTTCACCCGTGCCTTCCTCATGACCGCTCGCACCGCACCCGTGCTGGACAAGCTGCTCCGGCTCTACGGACTGCTGGGGCTCAGCGCCGTGCTCGTGGCCTTTCTGCACAACCCCAAGCTGCTGGACATGTGGCTCAATTTCCTGGGGCTGGCCGCGCCCTTCGCGGTCATCGGCACGGGCATCTGGTGCAGGATCAAGGGCTTCAAGCCCGCCCGTTTTTTCCTCATGGCCGTGTCCTTCTTCCCACTGGGAACCTGTGTCTACATCCTGGCCGATATGAACCTGTTGCCGCGCAACGTGCTGACCATGAACTCCTTCCAGATTGGAACCATGCTCATGGCCGCCAGCATGTCCCTGGCCCTGCTGGACCGCATCCGCGAGCTGCGCCGGGAAAGCGAGAACCTGGAGCAGGCCCGCCGGGCAGCGGTCGAGGCCCTGGAGGAGCGTGACCGCCGCGTGCGGGCCATCTTCGACCAGAGTTTCCAGTTCATGAGCCTGCTTGACGCCCAAGGCCGCGTCCTGGAGATCAACCGGTCGGTCCTGGAACACCACGAAATTAAGCGGGAGGATATCATCGGCCGGCCGTTGTCGGAAGTGGATCCGCACTTTAACCCCGCACGACGCGAGATCCTCCGTGACGCCCTGGCGCGCGCCGGGCAGGGTGAATTCATGCGTTTCGAGCTGTCCCAGCATGGCAATCATGTCGATATCTCGATCAAGCCCGTGTTTGGCGAGGATGGCAAGGTGCAGCTCATGGTGGCCGAAGGCCGCGACGTGACCGAGCTGCACCGCGTGCAGCAGCAGATGTACCACGCGGACAAGATGGCCGCCCTGGGCCGCATCATTGCCGGCGTGGCCCACGAGATCAACAATCCGAACAACTTCATCTACTTCAACCTGCCGGTGCTGCGCGACTACCTGCTGGCCATCCGCGCCGAGCTGGACGAATGCCTCAAGGAGCGGCCCGAGGCGCGCATCATGAACATGCTGCCCGAGGATTTGATGAACGACGTGTTCCAACTGCTGGAGGACATGGAGCACGGCTCCAGGCGCATCACGGGCATCGTGGACGAGCTCAAGAACTACATCCGCGGCCAGGGCGAGGACGAGGAGATGCGGCCCGAGAGCCTGTCCACCGTGTCCGGGCAGGTCATGACTCTGGTGGGCAAACAGGTGCGCAAGTCCGTGGGCGCGCTCACGGTGGACGTGCCGGCCGACCTGCCGCGCGTGGTCATGCATCCGGGCCGCATCGAGCAGGTGCTCATCAACCTGCTAATCAACGCCTCCCAGGCCCTGGAGGGCGTGCCCCACGCCGAGGCGGCCATCGTCCTGCGCGCCCGCACCGATGGGACCGGAATGGTGCGCGTGGACGTGGAGGACAACGGTCCGGGCATCCCGCCAGAAATCCTGAGCTCGGTTTTCGAGCCCTTCTTCACCACCAAGGGCAAGCAGCACGGCACGGGCCTGGGTCTGGCGATCTCTCAGCGCATCGCCGAAGAGCACGGCGGGAGCCTTGCCGTGGACAGCCATCCCGGCCGCACGGTCTTCAGCCTGCGTCTGCCCGCGGCCAAGGAGTGA
- a CDS encoding HAMP domain-containing sensor histidine kinase: MKQRLFWKILFSFWLTFMLIVEGVWVMFALHDASRKPFATQHAERIAYTQIASAATVLRLGGMSATEALLASWPEAERRRLTVAPVNSEQAAAPEEEAVRPSSPNAGDDRSMVTEMVQDRDQAAYRLTYDMRDMFPRPPRPGPLNIPLEMLSLGVIGGLMFSATLAWYLTRPVRRIRSGFEQLAQGQLGVRLKPHMGRRRDEIADLARDFDLMAERLQQLVASREQLLHDVSHELRSPLARLHMAIGLARQNPQRLQASLDRIELESCRLDELVGELLTLSRVEAGAPQLDDYFDLDSLVRAVVSDASFEANASGVLVETNIDAREPSGANPTVRGNAELIRRAVENVVRNAIHHSTSGQKVDVNVSADWDARSFVIRVADEGPGVRQDALQSMFEPFVRLPDAAMGLGFGLGLAIAKRAIAAHGGSIEAQNREERGLLMTIRLPFGPLSSA; encoded by the coding sequence ATGAAGCAACGGCTGTTCTGGAAGATTCTGTTCAGCTTCTGGCTGACCTTCATGCTCATCGTCGAAGGCGTCTGGGTCATGTTCGCGCTCCATGACGCATCGCGCAAGCCCTTTGCGACGCAGCATGCCGAAAGAATCGCCTACACTCAGATCGCCTCCGCCGCGACCGTCTTGCGCCTAGGCGGAATGTCCGCGACCGAAGCCCTGCTCGCTTCATGGCCTGAAGCGGAGAGGCGGCGGTTGACCGTTGCGCCCGTAAACTCGGAGCAGGCGGCTGCCCCGGAGGAAGAGGCCGTGCGCCCATCGTCACCAAACGCCGGTGACGACCGGAGCATGGTGACGGAAATGGTCCAGGACCGAGATCAGGCCGCATACCGACTGACCTACGACATGCGCGACATGTTCCCGAGGCCGCCCCGGCCGGGCCCGCTGAATATTCCGCTAGAGATGCTAAGTCTTGGCGTGATCGGAGGGCTCATGTTCAGCGCCACCCTGGCCTGGTATCTGACCAGGCCGGTCAGGCGCATCCGCAGCGGATTCGAGCAGCTTGCGCAAGGTCAGCTGGGCGTGCGGCTCAAACCCCACATGGGACGACGCCGCGACGAAATAGCCGACCTGGCGCGGGATTTCGACTTGATGGCCGAACGGCTGCAGCAGCTTGTCGCATCGCGGGAGCAGCTCCTGCATGACGTTTCGCACGAGTTGCGTTCGCCGCTGGCGCGACTGCACATGGCCATCGGACTGGCGCGCCAGAACCCGCAACGGCTCCAGGCTTCGCTGGACCGGATCGAACTCGAGTCCTGCCGGCTCGACGAATTGGTGGGGGAACTGCTGACCTTGTCCCGCGTGGAGGCCGGAGCACCACAGCTCGACGATTATTTCGACCTCGACAGCCTCGTACGAGCCGTCGTAAGCGACGCCAGCTTCGAGGCCAACGCTTCCGGGGTCCTGGTCGAAACGAATATCGATGCGCGCGAGCCATCCGGGGCCAACCCGACTGTCCGAGGCAACGCGGAGCTGATTCGCCGCGCCGTGGAGAACGTGGTTCGCAATGCCATCCATCACTCCACGAGCGGGCAGAAGGTCGATGTTAATGTCTCGGCCGATTGGGATGCGCGCTCTTTCGTGATCCGCGTGGCCGATGAAGGCCCGGGAGTGAGGCAGGACGCCCTTCAGAGCATGTTTGAACCGTTTGTCAGGCTGCCCGACGCCGCCATGGGCCTAGGCTTCGGACTGGGGCTGGCCATCGCAAAGCGCGCCATCGCCGCCCACGGCGGTTCGATAGAGGCGCAAAACCGGGAAGAGCGGGGGTTGCTCATGACCATACGCTTACCATTTGGTCCCCTGAGCAGCGCATAA
- a CDS encoding response regulator: protein MPISVLVLDPEKVFQTSVARKLRLHDIRVLTRPGFEGLKPILESLRFDALLLDAALLRAGLDPLRAVLAAHPAMAVILTASSEDAAVVRQTSALVAECLVKPIHPDTLLASVERHAGEKPECAD, encoded by the coding sequence ATGCCTATTTCCGTCCTGGTGCTGGATCCCGAAAAGGTCTTTCAGACCTCTGTGGCCCGCAAGCTGCGGCTGCACGACATACGCGTGCTGACCAGACCAGGCTTCGAGGGTCTGAAGCCCATCCTGGAATCCTTGCGCTTCGATGCGTTGCTCCTGGATGCGGCGCTTCTGCGCGCTGGCCTTGATCCGCTACGGGCAGTCCTGGCGGCCCACCCGGCCATGGCGGTCATTCTCACCGCCTCATCCGAGGACGCCGCCGTGGTGCGCCAGACCAGCGCCCTGGTTGCCGAGTGCCTGGTCAAGCCCATACACCCCGATACCCTACTGGCTTCCGTCGAACGCCACGCGGGAGAAAAGCCGGAATGCGCCGACTAG
- a CDS encoding sigma-54-dependent transcriptional regulator → MGASILIVDDEQAFLNSVTRKLRLEGFDDLTATPDPTAVAGLLAEKRFDAAILDITMPGMDGLEVLELIKRESPRTECIMVTANESIPMVIQAIKQGAFDYLVKPLQPDQLVHALKRALERGAMLDLLRLRQEAVRGPENSEAFAELTTANENMLRVLREAELHARSDIAVLLTGETGTGKELLARAIHKASPRQAGPFIAVNMLALSTGLFESEFFGHAKGAFTGAMTDTAGYLAQARGGTLFLDEIGDLPLELQGKLLRILQEREFTPVGKTRPEKADVRFVAATNCDLDAFVSQGRFRKDLYYRLRFAALHLPPLRERKDDIRALAEAFIQGSAHPQVTLSEQAMRRLLAHDWPGNVRELRGVIESAANLAENGRIQPEQLHLPEPAPGLIQALENGGLEPLAEVERLHILAVYEALECNKTQAARVLGIGLATLQRKLKGYGAK, encoded by the coding sequence GTGGGCGCAAGCATTCTCATTGTGGACGACGAACAGGCCTTCCTCAATTCCGTTACGCGCAAGCTGCGTCTGGAAGGCTTCGACGACCTGACCGCCACGCCGGACCCCACTGCCGTGGCCGGATTGCTGGCGGAAAAACGCTTCGACGCGGCCATCCTGGACATCACCATGCCCGGCATGGACGGCCTGGAGGTCCTGGAGCTGATCAAGCGCGAGAGCCCGCGCACCGAGTGCATCATGGTCACGGCCAACGAGTCCATCCCCATGGTCATCCAAGCCATCAAGCAGGGCGCTTTCGACTATCTGGTCAAGCCACTGCAGCCCGACCAGCTCGTGCACGCCCTGAAGCGAGCCCTGGAGCGCGGGGCCATGCTCGACCTGCTGCGCCTGCGCCAGGAAGCTGTGCGCGGCCCCGAGAATTCCGAGGCCTTCGCGGAGCTGACCACGGCCAACGAAAACATGCTGCGCGTGCTGCGCGAGGCCGAGCTGCACGCCCGCTCGGACATCGCCGTGCTTCTGACTGGCGAGACGGGCACGGGCAAGGAACTGTTGGCCAGAGCCATCCATAAAGCCAGTCCGCGCCAGGCGGGGCCGTTTATTGCCGTGAACATGCTGGCCCTTTCAACCGGGCTCTTCGAGTCCGAGTTCTTCGGCCACGCCAAGGGCGCCTTCACCGGCGCCATGACAGACACAGCCGGCTATCTGGCCCAGGCTCGCGGAGGCACCCTTTTCCTGGACGAGATTGGCGACCTGCCCCTGGAACTACAGGGCAAGCTCCTGCGCATCCTGCAGGAGCGCGAGTTCACGCCCGTGGGCAAGACCAGGCCCGAGAAGGCCGACGTGCGCTTCGTGGCCGCCACGAACTGCGATCTGGATGCGTTTGTGAGCCAGGGCCGCTTCCGCAAGGACCTCTACTACCGCCTGCGCTTCGCGGCCCTGCACCTGCCGCCGTTGCGCGAGCGCAAGGACGACATCCGCGCCCTGGCCGAAGCCTTCATCCAGGGTTCGGCGCATCCCCAGGTGACGCTATCCGAGCAGGCCATGCGCCGTCTGCTGGCCCACGACTGGCCGGGCAACGTGCGCGAACTGCGGGGCGTGATTGAGTCCGCCGCCAACCTGGCCGAGAACGGTCGGATTCAGCCTGAGCAGCTCCATCTGCCCGAGCCTGCACCCGGCCTTATTCAGGCTCTGGAAAATGGCGGCCTGGAACCCTTGGCCGAGGTGGAGCGCCTACACATCCTGGCCGTGTACGAGGCCTTGGAGTGCAACAAGACTCAAGCCGCGCGCGTGCTGGGCATCGGTCTGGCCACCTTGCAGCGCAAGCTCAAGGGCTACGGTGCAAAATAG